In Lytechinus variegatus isolate NC3 chromosome 6, Lvar_3.0, whole genome shotgun sequence, the DNA window gtgtaattcccaatggcatcggtttatttagtcagaaaaataaatacccaatactcttggagattagactagtcgtaatattggttgataattgttatgaaacccttggctttcaacaattcctgctagctcagctcagtgagtaaggcgacagaatggagatgcttcgttctgcagtgagaggttcgaatccaagttcccaccggaagaaggaaaaaaaagaaagatagaagggGTTTTGGGgaagcattttttaaaattagtggaggggacatatcaTATGGAAGTCTTTCCCAGCGCGGCGCGCCTCTACCATGtaggtatgtgacaaaaaaaatgaaaatcctcaaatctcaatgaatttggtatcatttgaaagcccttaaaaagacctttaaaatgataccaagaactcaaattttcattaagaaattataaagttattccagtttaagtcgcgcatatttatccaaatttgtggtcattgtcttaatgtaaagtcaatggagtgcataaccgatttttgtgaccatttcGGGCATattgtgaccattttgaacccaagtcttcaacgggctctaacttctttgtttttgagccctttgaagtaatttaggtatcaatggaaaggtgaaagaaaactcaattgatgtgtaatcatttcacttggtaatttttcttcttattaatattatgtgtaaaataatttcttttaattaattctaattaaaatatgcaaattacaattactcgcctcttttttttgccaaatgaagatgataatgagagataacttgtatataatttagttggcatcaaaacagcatcatgtagataatttcctaaataaattagtttaaagtattgtttttgtaatttctaatgtatttctttgtttttctgatataaattacaattagctctttttcaactttagtattgtgtacatgtatgtatggggtcttttttttacaaatgaaaaatatcattccttttgtacatgtactttgtatggtataaaaatacaagtgtgcttttctgatgtatttgattgtttcaccaatttatgtattttattgtttcaacaatttgtttatagatggataatgtagctttcattttggagacCGTGGACAttcgattacaattttttttaggaaggatgagcagcagagtctgagggtgtaaagatgtagcattgcatgtaattcaagtatcaagaaggaaacataaaaattaagctttaatatatgcatttcttagatatgtatgattacaacaaaggccatgttcgagcactcctttttttatgaaaaataagttcatattctagcgtgaaatcactgcacataaataaagctctgaacagcaacaaaaacaggcatcaaagctccaacactcaaaacaagagaacaaaagtgacacaaaaatttatacaaatcccatccccatttcaacttatgaacacaaccccccccccctgcacccttcttgaaaaaaaaaataattataataaaatagaaaaaaaatgaataacatagaaaaaaaaatagacaatagagccatgtggaagtgaaatatttcctctgagagtgaaaaattaaacaacaaattttttgcattttaatcatgggcggaaattggccccaaaggtagggggacgctggcatcggcggcgaaagccaacaattttagggggaccaccaaattattttgataatcaaaaaaatacaccaaaggttatcaaccaaaaattatagggggacgcagaaaactaaatttgacaagcaaaaaaaaaaagaaaagaaaaaaaaaggttatcaaaaaaaaaaaattgaggtgggggggatcgtcccccacctcaaattaagggcggggggtacacttcccccagctttcgccgcctatggatgccggcaactctgacaagttaaaaaaaagtttatccccaaactgttgtaaggtcattttaaccccaaaaagtttgaccaaaaaagaaaaaaagaaagaaaaaaaatgtattattgttacatgtccccctattattttgggtagggggacgtgtccccctgggatttccacccatgaatttaattttagaaaagtcaacattgatattccactgtcaaaagcaaatccagtttCCAAATGAAACGATAATCAACCACCTAGACTAGACTTGACTTGAGTCACATAACCTtgggatgataaaatctttctgtgacaaatgtatgtattaaaatcaatatcagaataattatctacggtataatgacagagatttcccaaaaaaggcacaacataatcatcaagtaagcaatttacgatctagttcaatccagcatgaacgactcactatcgaccgctcccatcgccctgccaaccgcaggcgcatcgggcagctcgactgccgagagaccggcgGTGACAAGGGTAGCATCGCCCTGCCAAACGCgggcgcatcgggcagctcgactgccgagagaccggctgtgacaggggtagctggcatctcttatatctggactgcgcagcgtcagaatcgcgtaagtttggattttttgataattcaaatatatttccagtcaaattgtatacctaatcggattcttgttttacttaccattttaaaatttcgaacatttccgcgtccaaaaatttgatgaactttcaagctccgatatccacactttacaggcgagtatccacattgaaacttatatgtacagaaagagcacatcttcagctgtctgttaaaaggcacgagattgcacctactatgtgcgcatgcgcattaaACCCCATTTTCAATGAGCCGCCCCAGTCAGAGGCGATGCCACTCGTAGCAAAACCCGCGCGAAAACCGTGCCACCAAAACCAGCGCTCGCGATGCCCCGTATTCGCACATAGCTATACCATGTCTACCCGCCTTTTCATAATCACATATCAAATTTTAAGCCTATGTactatagtcatgatagtagaatgatttttactctccagGAGCCTCCAGGCTACGACGTCGACGAATGGCGGCTAAGTTAGCTAGGCCTATCTCTTTCTTGGCCGAACACCCATCAGCATCTGCACCAGTGTCGCGTCACGGCCGGACGCCCGGAGTGAGGGCCGGGCCGGGCTCGGCTTTCCGCTCAGCGCTGAGCAGCTGATTTGTGATTTTGTCCCCCGATTTGTCCTTCGCAATTACTCACCCGCATTATACCTAGGGCATGACTTTTTATGATCAATATGAGCTAGCTCTGGAAATTGAAATGGCAGCTCCTTAATTTCAGCCATCATTCGTCTCCTTTGGGTGAAATCTTCAATGAAAGTGGCAAGTTTCCGGAACAATGAAGACGCGAGATGCAGCATCCTCTCGCCTCATAATGGAATGAATTAAGCAATAGATTTCCGGCGGCAACGCGATCGTTGCCAATTTAAAATTATCGTTAAAATAATGTCGAATCACGTACTGCACTTTAACAGCTGATTTTTTATAATTCTGTTTttatcccgggggggccacttccattcacaagtggataccatgcgcgaccatggggtctcgaaaagcaccctaaacacgtaatttccatattctgaaaatgcaccccttaacaagtattggcgtgtgaaaccctacccttaacaagtattggaaacaaaacgatactcttggcaaatattccctgaaatgaacccctaaacaagtacaggaatgttttattgttacgggtccttcggtcgtcggctttaccttatttggtttagtacgaccccagcttctacacctcgcgcaaatcggactctaaacacgaagtgttggggcaaaaaggacatatcctttataatacattttaattttgttttatcatccccgcaaagtcaaccctaaacacgtaattttcctagtgaaatagatacctttttttcattattttagtgtttttgacacccttatcacgttacgtacgtaacgtgccctatcgtgaaaaagacatcctttttacgtgtttttttggtcgcgcatggtatccactcgtcaatgtaagtggcccccccgggtttttattgaaaaaaaaatcatgaaaatcacaatatttacatgaattATTGCATGATTAGAGTACAAAATCagagaaatcatgaaatcaatggtttgttgttttcttttctcttgAAAATAAAGTATTTCTTGTAGGtttgttcaataaaaaatattactaaaatatTCTAACGTCAATTAAACCCGTTCTGaaactttcttctttccttttcctctgATAACCAACATGAAGTGGCATATATAGGTCTATACATGTTCCTCCTTcggaatatttcattttttggctgTCTTGCAATAGAATATTAATTATACAAGATCATAAGCATAGTCAGGGGCTCGGGCTATTGCAAAGAGTGATCTTCACACCCcaacccctccctcccccatgtcccccaattttcttttcaatcttccacatcataatcaaatcctatttttttttcatgtattttcgaCCACTCAAAGTGGAAAATTATAGAAAAGTAGTATTGGTGAAGAaagatatatattaaaaatatgaatgtctatatattcttaattttgtttaattgtGAAAATTTGTGATCGACGTAACAGACGAGCATGCAGCTTCTCCATTCTTTAATTGCCATATAAATTAAAAACTAATCATTTTCTCCACAAAGATGAGATATTGGGGGtggaaaatatcattttaatttatgcaCTGCACCATATCAAATCTCGATCATTTTTCAATCGTAATTTATAGGATAACACAATTAGCCGGGGGCACGGTATATGGGGAGCCACGTCACCACAAATcgaaaactttaaaatgtcattataaattttcattaataaaagtTCTCGAACAAATATCTCCAATTTTCTTCTTCTATATTTGAACAAACTTGTCATCATGGTGAACTTCCCctaaaaaatagcagaaaattaaaacatgaaaaaataggCCGAAGctaggtttgagaaaaatccatcaaaggaTAAAAAGCTATTAGAATATTGTACTTATTTGattgtcatatgcgagcagctttcctacctTTCGTTTGGTAAATTtacatcaatgaaatgtaatttatcagaaaattatttcaaaacgttaccatcacaaatatatatactagtatatatatatatatatattatgcaaTTTGTATTACATATTTGGGAcaactgctcgtttatgacatcacaaatccaataCTCACTGAAGTTTTCATAACTTCTTGAtataattcatacatgtaaatttgagAATAATCCTCAAAGTTTTgctctttttaaaacatttattaaaaaacaacagGACTTGGAATATGatactaagaaaaaaaataagttgccCGCTCACTTTAAGAAGTGGCGATTCACCTTATAATTTGGTTTTCAAAAATGTCAGCAGGTTACATGATAACTAACACTGTATATTTTATATAACAGGCTTAGTgccccatttttttaaaaaaataatactgcACTGTATTGGTTCATTGTAGACATCAGATCCCATTTTTTCATGCAACTTGTATCTCACTCACCTTGATATACTTGTTCGTTTAAAAACCTCCATACTTATGTCGTCTTGGATAACCATTGTGTTTTTTCATCCTATGATAGTTGTTTGGAAACCACCTCATAATCATAgcttgtatattttgttttgtctacTTTATTTACCAAATCACCTTTGTTTAGATAACACTATTAGTCATCACTTTGCCACATTCCTTTGGGGGGATGGGGAGGATAAGtgggtagattttttttattatggttTTATCTTGTGTGTAACTAACATTTGTTTATGTGATTTGCAGCCACGtaataatcatttgtaaattttgtgatttatttcaatttgtataataaaaacagaattaaaaaaaaacttcttgaTATAAtattcctcaaactttcaccaatattatgttattttaacaaaaaactTTTCTTCAACAGGGCGATTATATCCTCCCACTTTAAGtggaccccccccaaaaaaaatgaaaaatgaaaaataaataaataaatgaatagataaataagtaaataaataaataaataaacgacCCGGTATTTCGCGCCCATTGCCACAATCGCATCTCTGTGCTCTACCCGGTCACGGAAATTAAAAGGAATTCCTTTTATTTccgtaccgtaagggcactagtattcaacccggcataattcaaagattttgacatatttccaaaaatatttagaaatatggaaactatgttaatttcataatttgttatttccagggtaatctgttgtcggtattttctttatcaatctgtcgactgtatgcgcgtaggatcgaattatgcgccgatggccttttgcactgaattgcactagtattcaacctagtgagatagcaaatctcaaaagggtttatattggtaaattagatctagatctatgtaagtctctggctttgattaattccctgtttggtctcatctcaaatggtctagtccatagtcggatgggacaagggcagattgagagacaggaccatctttcatcgctaggttgaatactagtgcagacgggttgaatactagtgcaaaaaaCCGCCGCCCtataattcgatcgcccgcgcacacagtcgactggttgaagaaaaaaataacggaaaaagaataacaagcatttgctcttagaaataagacgggtctgaaattcaggtaaattctatgtttctatatatttgaggaaactctccaaacgggttgaatactagtgcccttacggtataCCCTTTATCAAATCGGCAGTAGCCTTTGAAATAGTCAGAAATGTTCAAAGCCCCAATAAacaatttgacaaataaaaaaggtaGAACCACTGATGTgtatattatattgaatatgattttaatctttagaattatattttttaatatattcttaatttgattattaatattTGTTCTCTTTTGTCTAATATTTTATATGCTAAATTagtaataaataaagataattctaagagaataattatttttttttaaagatggcGACGACCATGGACACAAAATTTAGTGAAATGACAATAGCAAATTATGCCGTTTTATCAAGGTTTTTTGTGACTCTTTTGCAGGTATGGTTAAATTTATGATCATTCAATCACAAAactatttaattaaaaaaagattggTGTATTTCGCGATGTAGGGAGGGCTAGGGAGGGCTGGGCCGGGAGTTAGATCTAGTGCCTTTAGTGGAGTTTTGTATGCAGTCCcgataattcatttttatgtttgttgTCTGAcaagattggaaaaaaaattgtagcgTACGCGTACTTAGGGGTAAAAATGTGAACAGTAGAGGCATTGATCGAGAAATAAAGATTGTAATTGCCTTCTTTTTCCCAATCATGGTTTCAGAAGCATAaatctagacagctggcagctgtctgtttcgaggagttttttaattttttttaaattgttaattgaaatttgaatgagTGCTCGTACACAATAGACTGTCACAGACGTagctagcctggaggcgtctgtgGAGTAAAGTCTTCTACCTACGTAGTCCCCTAACGCCTGGCGCTCGAATACATAGGCTCCCACACACCAAGGGAAAAGGGaactatacaaatgcaccaaTCTGTAGTGCTAGATATGTTTAACGTTAGAATCTGAGCCTGAggttaacacttctgtacatgggtaaaaataatggttggcaatgtttggcaaAAAATGGATAGTTATGgttaaaaaatattgcagaaatgCAATAGAAAAATAAGAGTCGAAAAGAGTTTACTAACATTTGTTGTCATCGCCATCTTTgatccattgttaatgcaacctagttTGTGACGTgtatagagggcggcaaaatcatGAGCGGTGCTAGattaaaaagttctaaaatgtcccgcttcaaccactgaactgaaaatacgtatttctagttcagtggttgaagcgggacatttaAGTGTTCTTATAAATCTCCAACTCCATTTTCCTGTGTTATTTCATCTTCCTACTGTAGATCCTGTTTAATAACCTGATACCTGATCACCATGCTGATGCCTTCCACCAAGCGCCACTCCTAAATCCAAGGTTTGCTGATCACTGCGTGGAGTTTCTCCTCGGAGGCTTCCGAAAGTGGGACGGGGCTTACTTCCTGCACATTGCGGAGCATGGCTACACAACGGAACGCATGCTGGTGTTTTTCCCGCTGTACCCCGGTCTGATGCGGTTGCTTGCAGACACGCTCTTCGTCCCTCTCCAGACGATGATGTCCCTACGGAGTGTCCTGATGATCTCTGGATGGCTTGTCAGTACCGCATCGTTCGCCCTGTCGGCAGTCATCCTGCATGCTCTCACCAAGAAAGTATGCAATGATCAGCTGATGGCTCATACAGCGTGGATCCTATACTGCATCAACCCTGCAACAATCTTCATGACCGCTATGTACACGGAAGCGTCATTTTCATTACTCAGCTTCACCGGGATGCTTTTCTTGGAGAAGAAACGATACCTGATATCAGCAATCGTCTTTGGTCTGGGAACATGCATGCGATCTAATGGGATCGTGGCTGTCGGATTCGTCGTGTACCACATGGTTCAGATAACAATCTTTGTCATCGCAAGAACCGGGTTACCCACCAGCTTCTCCACTTTGAAGAAACTATGCTCTGTCTTTGCCATGAATTTAACAAGAATAGTTTATTCCACAGTTATTATTCTCACTCCCTTTGCCCTTTATCAAATCTATAGCTACCTGCGCATATGCAAAGGCGAAACTGCAATCTCTGTTCAAACAATTATGGAATACTGTCTGAATCGGGTATCAAAAATTGGTAGCAATGATACAGTGGACTCTCAAATGATGGACAAATTGGGTCAGGCGCCGCTGTGGTGTCGCAAGTCATTTGCGCTGCCTTATTCAGAGCTCCAAGCAGAACACTGGAATGTTGGTTTGCTGAACTACTATGAATTCAAACAACTTCCAAATTTTATTCTTGCCCTGCCCATAATCATCCTTAGTCTATATGGTGTGTGGGATTACTGCAACAAGAATTGGGATCTTGTGAAAGTGCTTGGGGTGTACCAGCCAATCAGAAGAGATGTTAAGAAAACGGATGACCCAACCGGCCAATCAGAGGGCTTCTATAGTTCGGGTGTATTTGTATATCTGGTCCACcattttgttcttcttctcTTTGGAGTACTTTGTATGCATGTACAGGTcagtattataaaaaaatagaatattgtcTGATTggaaaggggggaggggtgacaccttttaataagttttattcaatttcatgatAATGGTTTTTAGGGTTGTTTTATATTGAGTGGAGGGTGTACgacttttttcaaaaatcttTTTTATCCCTTTTTATAAAATCCTTGTAGAGgtttgctgaaaaaaaaatgctctgtCATCTTTAGTGGAAAGAATgtcttttttcaataaaaaaagtcaTTAATTCTAATTGGCAAAACTAGCTAAActcatcaattttcttgtttctcttacacccccccccccccctctgcttTCATACTATCCAGGTCATTACAAGATTCCTCTTTTCAAGCTCTCCAATTCCTATCTGGATTGCTTCACACATCATCCAATCAGCCCTCCAGCAAGATGATACTTCTACACCCTCAAGCAAACATAATGGATCAATCCAAAAGTTCAGTCCATTGGACATCACATGGAGAAAGCATTTAGATAGGAAAGGTCGATTATTGAGGGGGTATTTTCTAGGATATTGTGTCATAGGCGTCGCGTTACATTGCAACTTCTTACCATGGACGTGATGAGTAAAGAAGTTAAAGGGGAAaatcaccctgaagaaaagtttgttgtaaaaatagcagaaaaaatattagtatacaaataatgaatgtttatgagtgcaatggacagaatacttaaTGAGTTGAATGGattattatttcatctttcatcgAATGGAGTATTCTGTtcattgcacgaatgaaaaaacattcctttatttggtttatatgacacctaaaaaatgatttttttttcatatgaaattcatgaatttcgatgcaaaacatgctcatgcagtgcgagttcgGTCTGTTGATAGTTATgtcattacaacatgcgcaCTGCTGGTGCATGAGCTGCAGTCTTTGTGAgcgagtgcaatggacaaaatcatatGGTTCCAAAATTGCACAATGAATAGATCTAAAATTGCATGGTTGATGAcatcattgcaaaaaaaatattattgcaggtttgaggaaaatccatcaaagattattaaagaaagttattagaatttttagtttttgatttgtgacatcatacaCGAGCAGCTACCCCATGGTaataataaaatgcataaattttatttttttttgttcgtgatgacttattttttatttctttgttaggaacgggtgtgaaatgatttgtctttcGATAAagtgatatgtacatgtatactgaaggtacagtaaaaaccatttcaattttctgagaaaatgacatttcattgatttttttaccataccATACCGGTATGTAAAAAAGCTTcttgcatatgatgtcacaaatcaattaaaattctaataacttttattCTCTGATggattgttttaaaataaaaactttgacaatattttttattttgtctgctatttttgcaataaactttgtcagggtgaacttcccctttaagatcaAGGCCCCATTACACAACGATTCACAATCAATTGCAAAAATTGacaatgaccaatcaaaatATCCGATCCATGCATTTATTATTTAACATCcaactatcagccaatcagattctttgtttgaattatgcgaTTAATTGCTAAGTTTGGGTTTTGGGGTCTGATGAAATGTGCAATAAGAGTTTtctaacatgttttttttataacaatgaGATGTTATTATTCAAGAGACtattgaattttacatttttgattAACACATGGGTATGAATTTgcaattcttattttttgtacattgaaTATTTCCTTATACCATTGCAACCTCACATAACTCAACTATACCTGTATGCCAACAATAGGCCTATCATAAGGGCATCCAAGCCCTGCATACCTTCAAGTGTATCTGAAAAGATTTTCACCAAAGATATTTGTTGACATAGGGAATCCTCTGTAAGAGTGTTATCAATGCTGAATAGGGCAATCCTTCTAGTCTTAACTTTGTTATCATTGTTTCTTATTGACAAGAAATAAACACGATACAAAACTccatgaaacaaatatttttttaaaatagataTTCAACTTCTTGCTGTCTTccgtcttgcccccccccttctctgCCCCGGGTGCCCTCCTTCCTCTACATCCCCTCCCCATCCCCCCACCTTCTCTGTCAAGGCTTTGTCCTTGTAAAGGTCTGTGTTGGAGTGAAATCATTAACCggttgaaaagaaaatgtagcCAGATAATTGCTGCTGCTGTTGCAAAACTTGCAAACAAGGTGACCAAAAGAAACACAAAGAATGCTTTAATTATGCACTTTTATTAATACTTCAAATATTATACGATGAATAATTACCAATCCCTACTCacatcatattttcattatacataAATGTATACATACATTTTAAAACATGATGTTATTGTATAAAAAATAGTTCAAAGTCCAATCAAAAGACACctttcataatttatttattgcaaGAAGTATTAGGTCACTATCTACTCAACTGAATATACATTAGACACTTCTCATCAATGAATATTTGGCCCGTCCCtttcacatgaaatatgaaattaactTACTTTGCTCTTTTGATGAAATCATGATCAcgtcatgtgatatgaaattcataaattgacatttaaaaaaaaatagaaactgATCCTGCCAGTGCATTATTTGCATTAATGATTACACAATTTCATACACACCTTTATGTGCTCATTTTCGACTGGTCTTATGCCAAATTGCCCAATTACCAACATGT includes these proteins:
- the LOC121416509 gene encoding GPI mannosyltransferase 2-like, whose translation is MATTMDTKFSEMTIANYAVLSRFFVTLLQILFNNLIPDHHADAFHQAPLLNPRFADHCVEFLLGGFRKWDGAYFLHIAEHGYTTERMLVFFPLYPGLMRLLADTLFVPLQTMMSLRSVLMISGWLVSTASFALSAVILHALTKKVCNDQLMAHTAWILYCINPATIFMTAMYTEASFSLLSFTGMLFLEKKRYLISAIVFGLGTCMRSNGIVAVGFVVYHMVQITIFVIARTGLPTSFSTLKKLCSVFAMNLTRIVYSTVIILTPFALYQIYSYLRICKGETAISVQTIMEYCLNRVSKIGSNDTVDSQMMDKLGQAPLWCRKSFALPYSELQAEHWNVGLLNYYEFKQLPNFILALPIIILSLYGVWDYCNKNWDLVKVLGVYQPIRRDVKKTDDPTGQSEGFYSSGVFVYLVHHFVLLLFGVLCMHVQVITRFLFSSSPIPIWIASHIIQSALQQDDTSTPSSKHNGSIQKFSPLDITWRKHLDRKGRLLRGYFLGYCVIGVALHCNFLPWT